The DNA segment TCGGAACGGACGAAGAGGGCGGGTTGGCTGCCTCTCGGAGTCGAGGATCGGCGGTCGGCGAAGGGTGGTCTCGCCTGCCTTGCAGGATCCTGATCCCGCTCGGAGGGTCGTCGGTCCACGCCGCTTTACTTCGTTCGTTCCTCAGGCTCGCTTTGGCTAGGGTTCAGTGCTTCGAACGGACGGTATGCACTTAGAGTTGAAGCCTTGAGTGGGCCGACAGGAAGCTATTCGGCATCTATTATATAGATGCGGTTCAGGCGATAAGCTATGAAATCCAAAAAAACTTGCTGGAATCATTAGGAGAACCGCGCTCGCCGCCCATAGGTAGCGTCTATGATTACTATAAAGACATGGAACATCGACCAACTCTGTGAATACGAACCTCAGCCAGGTTATAACCTGATCGGTGAGGGCGTCTTAACCAAGGGCTCCACTATGGTGATTGCCGGTCCGCCCGGTGTTGGCAAGTCGCTCGCGACTAGCCAGCTCGCGCTGTCCGGCGTGACCGGAGAGCCCTTTTTCGGTTTGGAAATCAAACACCCCTACAACACCTTGTTACTGCAGAGCGAAAACAGCTTGGCTCGACTGAGTCGTGAGGCTAGGGCTCTGCCTGACAGGGACGACTACGGAAATCGCATCCTCTACGCTGAGCGTCCAGCCAGGGGATTTCGGTTCTCCGATCACAATTTTGTAGCGAACCTCCAGAGGATAATCCAGGACGCGTCGGTGGGTGTCGTTGTCATCGATCCGCTTAATTCCGTTTGTCCGAACCTCTCGCTTGAAGGATTCCTCGAGTGTTTTGCAGTCATACGCCAGGCTGTTGGAGTGGGAGACGATGCCCCGGCTTTGCTCTTTATCCATCATACGCGAAAGAGCCTCGGTAGTGGAGGTGCCCTCCAACACGATGTATCAGGATCATACGCCATTAGCAGCGTAGCCCGCTCTGTCTTCTGCCTGTTGCCGGTTGGCGATTCCGTATCATGGAGTTGTGCAATGCTAAACGACGCCCAGAAACCTGCGACCTCCTATTGGCGTATAAATGATCTGAGGTTCGAGCCGATCGAGATGGAGGAAGTTGCCTCCGCAAAGGATCCTCAGGACACTGCGAAAAAGGATATCCTCTCGATGCTTAGCAAAGGGCCGATGACACGTAAAGAGCTCCTAATAGCGCTACAGGGTAGGCTGGATATCGGACGGACCACGCTTTATAAATACGTCGCTGAGATGGTCGAGGATGGGCGGGTTGTAGACGATAAGGGTAGTCTGTCTATCTTACTGAAAGATGACGAGACGATCCGTCCGTCCGAAAAGCCTAAGCGAGAGGACCGGACGGACGAATCAAAGGGTGAAGACGTATCCGATCTCGGACTACCCTCCGACGTCCGTCCGCCGAAAACTCCTAAGGCCACTGGACGGACGGACGACTCGTTAGGGTCTGATCAGGATACTGATCAGCTAGGCCTCGGACTGTAGCTACCCTAGTTGTCTTCTGTATTGCGATCTTCGACCGAAGTCCCCCAGCCGAAATGTTGGGGGACTTTTTTTCGAAAAAATCCTTTGCACCGCTTGCGCAGACCCTTGAGCCGCCCATAAGCTCGCCATGGCACTAAAGTCCAAAACCGTAAACTTAAGATTGTCAGGCCCCGCACTATCGGAGGCCGCTAACTATGCTCGGGCCCACGGGGTGAGCATCCCAGTCGCCGTTAAGCGTCTATATGAGCAGGGTCTAGCAGCTCGGCATAATCACCCTGTCGTGGTATTTCCGATCGTCGACCCTGAGTCCGATGCGTTCCAGCAAGCTCTGGATTGTATCCAAAGTTTGGAGCGTATTCTCGACGATACGTATGTAGGTGTGTCGCGAGCCTTTCCGGGAACACCAGAGGAGTTCGAGGATTGGCGCCGACTGCGAGAGCTCGCCGCAGATACCCTGAGCAGGGTGTCCGGTCGGGTTGGGATGTTGTTGAATCAAGTCAGGATTTCCAAGGACACTTTGGGGCCAATGAAGCTTATCCAGTTGATGCACAGGCTTGATCGTGGTGAGCTCTCAACAGATGAATTGGCGAATCTCGTACGCCTATTCGCGGGCTGCAGTTTTAAGGCTATAGCGCAAGGAGTCGAAGATGCTGATTAAACAAGCGCAATACAAAAACGGGCGTAAGGTTGCTCCGATTGTATCCAAGGTCGGTCTCCAGAAGGGCTTGAAATACGCGGAGAATCCAGACGATCCGAATCATAAAGACAAGGTTGAGATACATGGTCCGCTCGGCTTTCGCTGCAGTTCGAAAGATGATTTTGCATCCCAGGCGGTAGAGAGATTTAAAGCTTATGAGCAGTCCAAGATCGGTACCGCTGGACGGAAGTCCAAAGGCGAGCTTGTTGAGCAACTTATCGTCAATCCTGATCCTCTGTCCGACCTGACAGACTTTGAGCGTAGGCTGGTCATAAAAATAGTGGCAGATATGCTCGGTCCTGAGAGTGCTGTATTGGGATTTTGGCATGTTGGCATCAATGGCCGAAACCGAGATGATGCTCATGTGTTTATCGTAAACATCGTAAAATGCGGCGACCCGGCTCTCCGCAAAACTCGCCTGATCGACCGAGCTCCCAACATTCGCAACTACCGCGAGCTTTTGCGGCGGGTGGAAGATGAGATCGTAGCAGAAATCAACATACGGCGCTGCAAGGAAGGTCGGGATCTGCTACCGACAAACGAGGAAACTCGTTTGCAGCGTCAGAAAAAGAAGGCATGGAAGACGCTGCCATATCAGGTCGCCGAGCGCCTTGGTTTCACCGCGGCCCGCGTATCCAAAGAGTCTGTCACAAATGTACTCGTGGATCTTGGGTTCACGGTCTCTTGGGATTCGGCCCGCCAGAAAATGTATCTTGTCTATCCGGCGGAGGTGATGGGTAAGAAACGCAAGAAGCCGCGCGAAAGCACCCACCGGTGGAAAACTATCTGGCCTCAGATTATCAACACCTGCGACGACTATACGCGCCGATTCAAAAAGATCCGTCGAGATCTCGAAGAGAAAAAGAAAAAGCTGGAAGAGGAGAAGGCTGCTGAAAAGCGTCGCGAAGACGAAGAGCGAAATGGTCCTGAACGCTAGTCGTTTTTCCCATCTTCCGATTAAACAACCGCCGATGCCACGTTCCGTAGCGTCGGCGGTTTGCTTTCCGGGCTAGAAGCTGTCCTAGTGGTGTCGATACGCAATGATCATAAAAAAACTATAGCAAGTTACGAATCGTTCTAACGCAATCTGTGCGGATGATACGCTCAGCGTAAACTGGGTCTTCAGGGTGCGAACTGTACTATGGTTTGTCCGGTCCTTAGAACTACTGGGGCCCCTTGCCTCGAAAAGTGACGGACTTATCCTCTCCAGAATCGGTCAGGTTTTCATAGGGCATTTCAAATACCCCTGGAGAGTTCGACTTGACCAAGATAGCACAACGCTTGAACCGAATTTCGAAGGTTCGCTCGGCATCATTCAGTCTGGCCTCGGAACTTTGGAGGGCGCTGTGATCTCGGCTCAACCAACCCGGTGGCGGCAGAGCGGCAAAAAGAAAGCGACGATAGGCAAACCCATCGGACAGGGCTTGTCCTATACCAAATGCTAGTTTGTTTTTTGAATCTCACTTACCTACCTCCCCATTTCTAGGCTCGGTATTTGGATTTGGTGAGAATTAAAGAGCTCAGCAGAAACGAACCTGATTTCGCTCTCGCCGAGATGGCTGTTTGTAAGTTTTTTCGATCACACCCATATGATTCAAACCAAACCACAACCCCGCTACTCAGGGCACGAGACCTTCGTTTGTCGTTACGCCTGGCTACCTAAAGTGGTAGGTGCGTTGAGCGGCAAAGACAACGGCGCGCTTTTCAAAGACGAGGACGAAGCAATGGTTCGCCTCGGAATCGGCAAGAACATGGTTCGCTCTGCGAAATTCTGGGCAGAGGCTGCACAGATCATCACCGATTCCCCTGAAGGCCACCGCCTAACACCGTTCGGAGAGAGGTTGCTCGGCAGAGAGGGACACGATCAGTATTTCGAGCAGCTCGAAACACTATGGCTTATCCATTGGAAGATCGCGACCAATTCCAAGCGCCCCCTCTATCATTGGGATCAAATGCTCAACCACTGGCATCGCTCAGAGTTTAGCGAGTCTGAAGCTAAAATATTCCTAGAACGTGGGCTGCCTCCCGAGCAAGCCAAGCGATCAAAGCGAACGCTATCTGACGGTCTAAGAGTATTTATAAACTCCTACGTCCAAGCAAAAGGAAAGAAAGGTGAGATCGGCGAGGACAACCTAGATTGCCCGCTCGTCGAACTGGATCTGCTCCGATGGTCAGGCGACCGGATCAATAGCGACAATCAGCGAGAGTCCATTTATTCTTTCAACATCGAGGATAAGCCTTCGATTTCTTCAGAGCTGATAGCCTATTGCATCAATGACCTCTGGTCGAGCAGCCATCACCGAGCGAGTTCTTCTTTAGGATTTCGAATCGTATCGACTGAAGAGAGTAGCCCTGGGCAGGTATTCAAACTGCCGGAGGCTAGCATTCGGGCACATCTGGATGCTTTATCCTCAGTAACCAGAGGCGCTATCGTTTTCGAAGAATCTCAATCTATGCAGCAAATCTGGAGACGCGGAAACGTCTCTGAAATGGACCTTCTTGACGCAATTTTCGCCGACTACCAATGAGTTTCCCTTCCATTAGCAACTTGCTAAACGTAAACCAACGATTCCTCAGGTCAGTTAATCTCGAACGAGACTTTACTGACACCGAGGCTCTATCCGGATACATCGTCACTTCGGAGATCACCCAGAACCTACAGCGAATTGGACGAAATCTACGACCTGAATCCGGCCAACGCGCATGGAGAATCACTGGTGACTTCGGGACCGGCAAATCGAGCTTCGCCCTAGTGCTTGCAAACATACTCTGTCGTTCAGCCAAAAAGCTACCACGGGAGATAAAGCACCTTCGCCGCGAACTACCTATCCCTAACAACGCTCCCAAGCTTTTACCAGTGCTAGTGACTGGCTCACGAGAGCCAATGGCGAAAGCTATACTGAGGGAGTTGCTTTCGAAATTGGAGGCCTCGATCGATGGTCGAAAGAACTTGGTATCTCGCAGCAAAATTTCCGACGCACTTAGTTCAAGCGCTCTAGATGAGCGGCAAGCCATAAGACTTATTGAAGGCACTTCGAAAGAACTCGTCACCAAGAACCTATTCGGAGGTGTGCTGCTGGTTATTGATGAACTTGGCAAGTTTCTCGAGTTCGCTGCCTTGAACCCCGAACAGCAAGATGTCTATTTTCTTCAAGTTCTAGCCGAGTCGTCTTGTCGGAGCGGAAACTATCCGGTTTACACTCTTGGACTCCTGCACCAAGGCTTCGCAGAGTACGCGGCGAAGCTTCCTAGTGTTTCACAACTAGAATGGTCCAAAGTTTCTGAGCGCTTCGAAGAATTCGTATTTTCCCAACCGCTAGCCCAAGTCACGGCACTTCTGTCTCAGGCACTATCTTCAGACCTCGAGAATCAGAATATTCATGGTTGGAAAGGTCAGGCGAGAGGCGATATGGCCACAGCCATTGACCTAGGGCTGTTTGGTCCGAATGTTCCTAAAACAGCTCTTAAAGAACATGCCGTATCAATCTATCCGATACACTGCTCAGTTATTCCGGTGCTGGCGAAGTTCTTCAGGAGGTTTGGACAGAACGAGAGATCACTCTTCAGCTTTCTATTGTCATCGGAACCTTACGCCCTGCAAGATTTTGCGAGCAAGCAGCGGGCATCTCTGGAGACCATATTCCGGCTGTCAGATTTCTATGATTTTGCAGCAGCGAACTTTTCACATAGACTCAGCGGACAGAGCTTCCGCAGCCACTGGAATCACATCGACGCGGTTATCAGGAGCACGGGCAACGAGGAGCCAACGACCGTCGCCATACTTAAGACAGTCGGCATTCTAAACGTTATCGACGCTCCCGAGCTCGCACCCACCTTCGAGGTACTGCACCTCGCGCTCGGGGATTCAGAGGGACTAGACCAGGAACTTCGAAACCTCTGCAAACGAAACCTTCTGTTCAATCGCGGAAGATCGGGTTATGCACTCTGGCCATACAATAGCGTTAACCTGGAGCAGCGATTTGTAGAAGCCAGCGAAGCAATTTCCAAGGCAAGTCCAATCGCTGAAACCGTTCGGAAGCGCATCGACTCCAGACCAATAGTCGCACGGCGCCACTACATCGAAACAGGCAACCTTCGCTATTTTGAAGTCCTTCAACTCACCGCTTCTGAATTTTCTAAAAAAGCGGAAGATTTAGCCCCAACGCATCCGGCGGATGGATTGGTGGTTTCAGTTCTTTGCGAATCTAAAGCGGAAAGACTCCAATCAGAAGAAATTGCCACTGGCCTAGCAAAAAAGCTATCAACAATCATCGCGATCAGCCCACCGCTAGATGCTCTAACCAGCTCCGCCTTGGAGTTAGAGCGTTGGCTTTGGGTTGAGCGCCAAACACCCGAACTAAAGGACGATCGGTTCGCTGCGGAAGAAGTCTCGCGCCAAATAGCAACCAGCAGCCAAACGGTCGAAAACCGTATCCAAGAAATCGCAGGCATACGTGGAGTCGTCCGCAAGGAGTCCACGATCGCTTGGTATCATGATGGTGAACTCATCACGGAACGCCTTAGGTTTAAATCGATTCAGACTTTCCTTTCAGACCTTTGTGACGAGCTCTTTACCAAAGCTCCCAAAGTTGCAAACGAGCTTATCAATCGCACCAATATCAGTTCAGCAGCAGCCTCTGCACGTCAAAAGCTCTTCAAG comes from the Pelagicoccus sp. SDUM812003 genome and includes:
- a CDS encoding DUF4007 family protein; this translates as MIQTKPQPRYSGHETFVCRYAWLPKVVGALSGKDNGALFKDEDEAMVRLGIGKNMVRSAKFWAEAAQIITDSPEGHRLTPFGERLLGREGHDQYFEQLETLWLIHWKIATNSKRPLYHWDQMLNHWHRSEFSESEAKIFLERGLPPEQAKRSKRTLSDGLRVFINSYVQAKGKKGEIGEDNLDCPLVELDLLRWSGDRINSDNQRESIYSFNIEDKPSISSELIAYCINDLWSSSHHRASSSLGFRIVSTEESSPGQVFKLPEASIRAHLDALSSVTRGAIVFEESQSMQQIWRRGNVSEMDLLDAIFADYQ
- a CDS encoding AAA family ATPase, whose product is MITIKTWNIDQLCEYEPQPGYNLIGEGVLTKGSTMVIAGPPGVGKSLATSQLALSGVTGEPFFGLEIKHPYNTLLLQSENSLARLSREARALPDRDDYGNRILYAERPARGFRFSDHNFVANLQRIIQDASVGVVVIDPLNSVCPNLSLEGFLECFAVIRQAVGVGDDAPALLFIHHTRKSLGSGGALQHDVSGSYAISSVARSVFCLLPVGDSVSWSCAMLNDAQKPATSYWRINDLRFEPIEMEEVASAKDPQDTAKKDILSMLSKGPMTRKELLIALQGRLDIGRTTLYKYVAEMVEDGRVVDDKGSLSILLKDDETIRPSEKPKREDRTDESKGEDVSDLGLPSDVRPPKTPKATGRTDDSLGSDQDTDQLGLGL